The following are encoded together in the Lactuca sativa cultivar Salinas chromosome 1, Lsat_Salinas_v11, whole genome shotgun sequence genome:
- the LOC111886096 gene encoding tRNA dimethylallyltransferase 2 has translation MESDSCRDPNGIPNPKEEENPKISNSKPKVVVIMGATGSGKSRLAIDLASQFPIEIINADSMQVYEGLDVLTNKVPLDDQKGVPHHLLGTISPMVEFTAKDFRDSAISLINDITSRNHLPVIVGGTNYYIQALVSRFLLDDSPVDTDELSLDETYGDKQQPNELIQEQENFIYSYDNLKDLDPVAANRIHPNDQRKINQYLHIYASSGVLPSKYLQEKTMENWGNADNLRFNCCFICVDASLHVIDKYVDKRVDQMIDSGLLLEVYDIFNPDADYTRGLRQAIGVREFEVFLKTYLSKGQNGNFESPIDKSKLNMNEILSIPGEKELLQDAIDKVKLNTRRLVRRQKRRLIRLQTLFGWNIHYVDATECLSCFTEESWTTNVVKPSIQIIKSYFEKDINLIPDFNATNGVKGLTLKERDLWTQHICKACGNKVLRGGYEWEQHKQGRNHRKRVCRLRKSGITALDE, from the exons ATGGAGAGTGACAGTTGCAGAGATCCTAATGGCATTCCGAACCCGAAAGAAGAAGAAAACCCAAAAATTTCGAATTCCAAGCCAAAAGTAGTAGTTATAATGGGAGCAACAGGTTCTGGAAAATCTCGTCTCGCCATTGACCTAGCTTCACAATTCCCTATCGAAATCATTAACGCCGATTCCATGCAG GTGTACGAAGGATTGGATGTTCTCACTAATAAAGTTCCACTTGACGATCAGAAAG GAGTGCCACACCATCTCTTAGGTACAATCAGCCCTATGGTCGAGTTCACTGCAAAAGATTTTAGGGATTCTGCAATTTCC CTTATCAATGACATAACATCCAGGAATCATTTGCCTGTCATTGTTGGAGGCACAAATTACTATATTCAG GCACTTGTGAGTCGATTTCTTTTAGATGATTCACCTGTGGATACTGATGAACTCAGCTTAGATGAAACATATG GAGATAAACAACAACCTAATGAACTTATACAAGAACAAGAGAATTTTATTTATAGTTATGATAATCTTAAAGATCTTGATCCAGTTGCAGCAAATAGAATCCATCCAAATGACCAAAGAAAG ATTAATCAATACCTTCATATATACGCTTCCTCTGGTGTTCTTCCTAGCAAATATCTTCAGGAAAAGACTATGGAG AATTGGGGAAATGCAGATAATTTGAGATTCAATTGTTGTTTTATATGTGTGGATGCTTCTCTCCATGTTATAGACAAATATGTGGACAAAAGGGTAGATCAGATGATCGATTCAGGCTTACTTCTAGAAGTTTATGACATTTTTAACCCTGACGCTGATTACACTCGAGGCTTACGCCAAGCAATTGGTGTCAGGGAATTTGAGGTCTTTTTAAAAACATATCTTTCCAAAGGGCAAAATGGTAATTTTGAGAGTCCCATTGACAAGTCAAAATTAAACATGAATGAAATCTTGAGTATCCCTGGTGAGAAAGAGCTTCTTCAAGATGCAATTGATAAAGTCAAATTAAATACCAGAAGACTTGTTCGACGTCAG AAAAGAAGGCTTATTCGGCTGCAGACATTGTTTGGGTGGAACATACATTATGTTGATGCAACAGAATGTCTTTCAT GTTTTACAGAAGAGTCATGGACTACAAATGTGGTTAAGCCTTCAATCCAGATAATAAAATCTTATTTTGAAAAAGATATAAATTTGATCCCTGATTTTAATGCAACAAATGGTGTTAAAGGATTAACATTGAAAGAAAGAGACTTGTGGACACAACACATATGCAAG GCATGTGGGAATAAGGTGCTTAGAGGGGGATATGAGTGGGAACAACATAAACAAGGCCGGAATCATCGGAAAAGAGTATGCCGGCTTAGGAAGTCCGGAATCACTGCCTTGGATGAGTAA
- the LOC111886088 gene encoding histone deacetylase 9, with protein MRSKDRISYFYDGDVGNVYFGPNHPMKPHRLCMTHHLVLSYDLHKKMEIYRPHKAYPVELAQFHSADYVEFLQRINPDTQQLFPEEMAKFKLGEDCPVFDDLFEFCQIYAGGTIDAARRLNNQLCDIAINWAGGLHHAKKCEASGFCYINDLVLGILELLKYHARVLYIDIDVHHGDGVEEAFYFTDRVMTVSFHKYGNMFFPGSGDVKEIGEKEGKFYAINVPLKDGIDDGSFTRLFKTIIAKVVETYQPGVIVLQCGADSLAGDRLGCFNLSIDGHAECVRFVKKFNLPLLVTGGGGYTKENVARCWTVETGVLLDTELPNEIPDNDYIKYFAPECSLRIPTGHIENFNSKSYLGTIKMQVLENLRSIQHAPSVQMQEVPPDFYIPDFDEDEKNPDERNDQHTQDKHIQRDDEYYEGDNDNDHNMDDV; from the exons ATGCGGTCAAAAGACAGAATTTCCTACTTCTACGATG GGGATGTTGGTAATGTTTACTTCGGACCTAATCATCCAATGAAGCCTCATCGGTTATGTATGACTCATCATTTGGTGCTTTCATATGATCTTCACAAGAAGATGGAAATCTAT AGGCCTCATAAGGCGTATCCAGTTGAGCTAGCTCAATTTCACTCAGCCGATTATGTGGAGTTCTTGCAGCGTATAAACCCTGACACACAACAGTTGTTTCCAGAAGAAATGGCAAAAT TTAAACTTGGAGAAGACTGCCCTGTATTTGATGACTTATTCGAATTTTGCCAAATATATGCTGGTGGAACAATCG ATGCTGCACGCAGATTAAACAATCAACTTTGTGACATTGCAATAAACTGGGCTGGAGGATTACACCATGCAAAAAAATGTGAAGCATCTGGATTTTGTTACATCAATGACTTGGTTTTAGGAATCTTGGAGCTTCTTAAATATCATGCAAGAGTTCTTTACATTGACATTGATGTTCATCATGGAGATGGTGTAGAAGAAGCTTTTTATTTCACTGATAGAGTGATGACTGTTAGTTTTCACAAATATGGAAATATGTTCTTTCCTGGATCAGGTGATGTTAag GAAATTGGGGAAAAAGAAGGAAAATTTTATGCGATTAATGTTCCTTTGAAGGATGGTATAGATGATGGAAGCTTTACTCGATTGTTTAAAACA attaTTGCAAAAGTTGTTGAAACATATCAACCAGGTGTAATAGTTCTCCAATGTGGAGCAGATTCACTTGCTGGAGATCGATTGGGATGCTTTAATCTCTCAATAGAtg GACATGCTGAATGTGTTAGATttgttaaaaagtttaatttgcCTCTACTG gtaACTGGAGGTGGAGGATATACAAAAGAGAATGTTGCCAGGTGTTGGACTGTTGAAACAGGAGTTCTTTTAGACACAGAGCTTCCTAATG AGATCCCGGATAATGACTATATCAAGTATTTTGCTCCAGAGTGTTCTTTAAGGATTCCAACGGGTCATATT GAAAATTTTAATAGCAAGTCTTATTTAGGAACTATAAAGATGCAAGTTTTGGAAAATCTACGTTCCATTCAACATGCCCCAAGTGTACAAATGCAAGAG GTTCCACCGGATTTTTATATTCCTGATTTTGATGAAGATGAGAAGAACCCTGATGAAAGAAACGATC aaCATACGCAAGACAAGCATATCCAACGTGATGATGAGTACTATGAAGGAGATAATGACAATGATCATAACATGGATGATGTTTAG
- the LOC111886093 gene encoding uncharacterized protein LOC111886093, translating into MVAEAPFRPREQLLEKQRLFQSIHKHTHLKSPMDKLTSVAIPVALAGSCLFLIGRGIYNMSHGIGKNE; encoded by the exons ATGGTGGCAGAAGCACCTTTTAGACCAAGAGAACAACTCCTTGAAAAGCAAAGATTGTTTCAAAGCATCCACAAACACACTCATTTGAAAAGTCCAATGGACAAACTTACCTCAGTTGCCATTCCTGTTGCTCTTGCTGGTTCTTGCCTTTTTCTCATT GGTCGAGGTATCTATAACATGTCTCATGGGATTGGAAAGAATGAATGA